The sequence TACTCAATACTGAATGAAGTTGAGCATGGCATGGACTTAAAATCCCTACGATCGATGCTTGATAGTGGAGAATTACCTCAATCAGCGCTGGATACTGCAGAAACAATACTCGATAGTCCACCTAGAGAAGGTATAATATTTACACATGGGCTTGTCATTGCTGGTCTCACAAAAGTTCTTGGTCTAAGTCAAAAATATGACCGACTAATACCGCAGTTTTGTGAAGTCCGAGAAATATCATTTGACTAAATTCTTCTTAGCCTAAATAGATACTAACTTATCCGTCTCGAGTAAAAAAGTTGATAAATCTC comes from Candidatus Saccharibacteria bacterium and encodes:
- a CDS encoding histidine phosphatase family protein, whose product is MDRLIIRHGVSEANNRNNLGTLAFASKEAPLMPVGIEQAQKLGVILRQKYPADTLDTAIACSELLRAQQTAQEAGFSQIIPYSILNEVEHGMDLKSLRSMLDSGELPQSALDTAETILDSPPREGIIFTHGLVIAGLTKVLGLSQKYDRLIPQFCEVREISFD